AGGAACGCCTTGGACGCGTAGTGCACGTCGGCGTCGGTGAAGGCGTCGGCGAAGTCCGCGGCCCGGCTGCGGAAGTCGGCCTCGTCCAGCACGAACAGCGGGGTGCCGTGCTCGCGGGCCAGCTCGGTCACCGGCCGGCCGGCCAGGTGCAGCTCGCCGTCGACCCGCCGCGCCGAGCGCGGCCAGACCTGCGGGTCGAGCGCGCCGAGGTCGGCGGGGGCCGGCCCGGCCGCCGGCGGCGGGGAGATGCCGGCGTGCAGCGGGCCCGCCGGGTGCGCCCTCACATCCGCTCCGGCGCGGACACGCCGAGCACGGCCAGGCCGTTGCGCAGCACCGTGGCGGTCGCGGCGCAGAGCCAGAGCCGGGGCGTCGTCACCGGGGTGACCTCCTCGTCGCCGCGCGGCAGCACCCGGCAGGAGTCGTAGAACCGGTGGTAGGTGCCGGCCAGCTCCTCCAGGTAGCGGGCCACCCGGTGCGGCGCGCGCAGCTCGGCCGCCGCGGCGACCACCCGCGGGAACTCACCGATCGCCCGCAGCAGGTCGCCCTCCCGCGGGTGCTCGAGCAGCGCGGTGTCGACGTCGGCGGCCTCGCCCAGCTGCAGCCCGAGGTCGGCGGCGCCGCGGAGCAGCGAGGAGATCCGGGCGTGCGCGTACTGGACGTAGAAGACCGGGTTGTCGTTGGTCTGCCGGCTCCACAGGTCGGCGTCGATGTCGATCTGCTGGTCGACCGACGCCCGGGCCAGCGCGTACCGGGCGGCGTCCTGCCCGACGGCGTCCACCAGGTCGGTGAGCAGCACGAAGTTGCCCTTGCGCTTGCTCATCCGGACCGGCTCACCGTTGCGCACCAGGTTGACCAGCTGGCCGATCAGGATCTCCAGGTTCGCCGCCGGGTCGTCCCCGAACGCCGCGACCAGGGCCTTGTAGCGACCCACGTAGCCGGAGTGGTCGGCGCCGAGCATGATCACGGCCCGGTCGAAGCCGCGCTGCCGCTTGTCCAGGTAGTAGGCGCAGTCGGCGGCGAAGTAGGTCGGCTCCCCGTCGGCCTTGACCAGCACCCGGTCCTTGTCGTCGCCGAACGTCGTCGTCCGGAGCCACACCGCACCGTCGGTCTCGAAGACGTGCCCCTGCTCGCGCAGCCGGGCCACCGCCTTCTCCAGCGCACCGGACGCGTGCAGCGTCCGCTCGGAGAAGAAGGTGTCGAAGTGGACGCCGAAGCCGTCGAGCGTGCTGCGGATGTCGGCGACCATCGCCGCGACACCCTCCTCGGCGAAGACCGGCACCTGCTGGTCCTCCGGCAGTTCGAGCAGACCGGGGTGCGCCTCGACGACCCGGGCGGCGACCGGCTCGACGTAGTCGCCCTGGTAGCCGTCCTCGGGCACCTCGCGGCCCAGCGCCACCGCCTGGAGGCTGCGACCGAACCGCTCGATCTGCGAGCCGGCGTCGTTGACGTAGTACTCCCGGCTGACCTCGGCACCGCTGGCCTCGAGCAGCCGGGCCAGCGCGTCGCCCACGGCGGCCCACCGGGTCGACCCCAGGGTGACCGGCCCCGTCGGGTTGGCCGAGACGAACTCCAGGTTCAGCCGCTGCCCGGCGAGGGTGTCGGTGCGGCCGTAGGCATCCCCGGCGACGACCGCCCGGACGGCGAGCTGGCCCAGCGCGTCCTTGGCCAGGGTGATGTTCAGGAAGCCCGGGCCGGCGACGTCGACCCGGGAGACGCCGTCGACGCCGCGCAGCTCGCCGGCCAGCGCCTCGGCGACCTCGCGGGGCGGCCGGCCGGCACCCTTGGCCAGCCGCAGGGCCACGTTGGTGGCGTAGTCGCCGTGCTCGGGGTTCTTCGGGCGCTCGATGACGACCTCGTCGGGGACGGCGCCGGCGAGCACGCCGCGCTCCACGGCGGCCGCGACCGCGGACCGGACGACGTCACTGAGCTGCTCGGGTGTCACCGCACGAGCGTACTGAGCGGTGCAGCTGTGATCTCCGCCTCGTCTGCACGCCCCGGCCGTCCCGCCTGCCCCACCCGGGCCGGGGGGCCGGGTCAAGGCCCTGGTCCGCACAGGAGCCCGACCTACACTCGCTGCCGCCGGCCAGGTGGACCGGCCCGGTCCCGGGACGTCGAGTCCCCGGCCCGGCAGCGCAGCGAGGAGCGGTAGTGGCCAAGGACCCCAAGCCCGAGAACGGCCGCGCGTCAGGCGGCACGTCCCGTGGGGGTACCGGCTCCAGCCGGGCGTCCGGGCAGCGCCCCTCGGGGCAGCGCGGTGGCGCCCAGGCCGGCAAGGGCCGCACCCGCCCGCCGGTGAACGTGGTCACCCAGCAGCGGCCCTGGGGGCTCATCGCCGCCGCGGTCGCGGTCGTCGTCTTCGCCGCCGCCGTCATCACCTACGCCGTGGTCCAGGTCAACGAGGCGAACGCGGACAAGGTCACCTCGGCCGACCAGATCGCCGGGCTGCAGAGCTACGAGTACGAGGGCGGCCTGCACGTCACCACGTCCGTCGACTACACCGAGAGCCCGCCGGTGGGCGGCGAGCACGACAACGAGTGGGCCGACTGCACCGGCACCGTCTACGACGTCGACATCCGGCACGAGAACGCGGTGCACAGCCTCGAGCACGGCGCCGTCTGGATCACCTACGACCCCGACGCGGTCAGCGACGACGACCTGGGCACCCTCGAGGACCTGGTCGACGGCCGCTCGGGCCTGATGCTCTCCCCCTACGCCGGGCAGTCCGCGCCGATCAGCCTGCAGTCGTGGGGCCACCAGGTCACCGTCGACTCCGCGTCGGACGTGCGGGTGCAGCAGTTCGCCGACTTCATGGCCTTCAACGCCGACTTCACCCCCGAGCTCGGGGCGACCTGCGAGAACCCGGCGTTCATCACCGACCCGCTGGTCGTCGGCGACGTCACCCGGGCCGGCACCGGCGCCGCCACCGCGACCGACGCCCCGGTGGCCTCCGACGCCCCCGCCAGCTCCGCCCCGGCCGGCGAGAGCGGCACCACCACCCCGTGACCACCGCCGCCCCGACGACCGGCTCCCCGACCGAGGCCGCCCCGGCCCCGGCCGGGCGGCCGCGGCGCTGGGTCACCGGCCTGCTGGTCACCGTCATCGCGCTCGGCCTGCTGGCCGCCGGCGGCGGGCTGGCCGTCGCGCTGGGGCTCGGGCGCACCGAGACCCCCGCAGCGGACTCGGTCGACGCGGGCTTCGCCCGGGACATGTCCCGGCATCACCTGCAGGCGGTCGAGATGGCCAACCTCGCGCTGACCCAGAGCTCGGACGACGAGGTGCGCCGGCTCGCCTTCGACATCTCCGCCACCCAGACCAACCAGGTCGGGCGGATGCAGGGCTGGCTGACGCTCTGGGGCCTGCCGCTGACCAGCGGCGAGGTCATGGCCTGGATGGCCGACGACGCGATGGCCGGGCACGACATGTCGCACATGGCCGACGCCCCGGCGGCCGGTGGCGCCGTGATGCCCGGGATGGCCACCGAGGCCGAGCTGACCGACCTGCGGTCGCTGACCGGCACGCCGT
The Modestobacter versicolor genome window above contains:
- the argS gene encoding arginine--tRNA ligase: MTPEQLSDVVRSAVAAAVERGVLAGAVPDEVVIERPKNPEHGDYATNVALRLAKGAGRPPREVAEALAGELRGVDGVSRVDVAGPGFLNITLAKDALGQLAVRAVVAGDAYGRTDTLAGQRLNLEFVSANPTGPVTLGSTRWAAVGDALARLLEASGAEVSREYYVNDAGSQIERFGRSLQAVALGREVPEDGYQGDYVEPVAARVVEAHPGLLELPEDQQVPVFAEEGVAAMVADIRSTLDGFGVHFDTFFSERTLHASGALEKAVARLREQGHVFETDGAVWLRTTTFGDDKDRVLVKADGEPTYFAADCAYYLDKRQRGFDRAVIMLGADHSGYVGRYKALVAAFGDDPAANLEILIGQLVNLVRNGEPVRMSKRKGNFVLLTDLVDAVGQDAARYALARASVDQQIDIDADLWSRQTNDNPVFYVQYAHARISSLLRGAADLGLQLGEAADVDTALLEHPREGDLLRAIGEFPRVVAAAAELRAPHRVARYLEELAGTYHRFYDSCRVLPRGDEEVTPVTTPRLWLCAATATVLRNGLAVLGVSAPERM
- a CDS encoding DUF3105 domain-containing protein, whose product is MAKDPKPENGRASGGTSRGGTGSSRASGQRPSGQRGGAQAGKGRTRPPVNVVTQQRPWGLIAAAVAVVVFAAAVITYAVVQVNEANADKVTSADQIAGLQSYEYEGGLHVTTSVDYTESPPVGGEHDNEWADCTGTVYDVDIRHENAVHSLEHGAVWITYDPDAVSDDDLGTLEDLVDGRSGLMLSPYAGQSAPISLQSWGHQVTVDSASDVRVQQFADFMAFNADFTPELGATCENPAFITDPLVVGDVTRAGTGAATATDAPVASDAPASSAPAGESGTTTP
- a CDS encoding DUF305 domain-containing protein, encoding MTTAAPTTGSPTEAAPAPAGRPRRWVTGLLVTVIALGLLAAGGGLAVALGLGRTETPAADSVDAGFARDMSRHHLQAVEMANLALTQSSDDEVRRLAFDISATQTNQVGRMQGWLTLWGLPLTSGEVMAWMADDAMAGHDMSHMADAPAAGGAVMPGMATEAELTDLRSLTGTPFDVLFLQLMIRHHQGGLEMAQYGEEHAAEAAVRGLAGAIVASQSAETTFMESLLQARGGTPLPAP